A region of Thermococcus piezophilus DNA encodes the following proteins:
- a CDS encoding DUF424 domain-containing protein — translation MIYIKVYRVQGEVLLAACDKELLGKTFREGKLKLEVKERFYKGELVELDTLEELLEEATIANLVGERCVEKAIELGYVDENRVLRIEGVPHAQMAKMKW, via the coding sequence ATGATATACATCAAAGTTTATCGCGTTCAAGGGGAGGTTTTATTGGCTGCCTGCGACAAGGAACTCCTGGGGAAAACCTTTCGAGAGGGGAAACTCAAATTAGAGGTAAAAGAGCGCTTTTACAAGGGTGAACTCGTTGAGCTCGACACCTTAGAGGAGCTCCTTGAAGAGGCAACGATAGCCAATCTCGTCGGTGAGAGGTGCGTGGAGAAGGCCATAGAGCTGGGCTACGTCGACGAAAATCGCGTTTTGCGGATTGAAGGAGTACCCCACGCTCAGATGGCGAAGATGAAGTGGTGA
- a CDS encoding 60S ribosomal export protein NMD3: MSERFCYRCGISEEEGGPLIEGLCQVCFRKENPVLLMEGEINTELCQNCGSYKKRGVWVDPSIYELDELIFEVAEGALLEELGDSLDERVRSFEVVSMEELEEVEELPVEGALVAFQPVDWHIEYFPAIITYEVRVKARIHELQHELHEETKYVTVYVRQTVCPRCQKFLGGYFEAILQVRAEDRPLTEEERKIIGKLVEEKVDEIMRKDRMGFIQDTLEKEEGLDFYMGSTSSARKLAQAIKERFGGTISEAYELVGMDRQTSREVYRTSVSVRIPKFQKGDIVEDKHGNVYEVEKVDNRGMSLRNLSTNESEHLDWKTVKRDGIDWVDHEEREAMVTSITPNEVQLMDMETYETYELDKPGIDLREGEIYRMVEVRGRKYFLRKKE, encoded by the coding sequence ATGAGTGAACGCTTCTGCTACCGCTGCGGGATAAGCGAGGAGGAGGGAGGTCCCCTCATCGAGGGCCTCTGCCAGGTATGCTTCCGGAAGGAGAATCCGGTTCTCCTCATGGAAGGAGAGATAAACACAGAGCTGTGCCAGAACTGTGGAAGCTACAAGAAAAGGGGAGTCTGGGTTGATCCAAGCATCTACGAGCTTGATGAGCTTATTTTCGAAGTTGCTGAGGGTGCTCTCCTTGAAGAGCTTGGGGATTCCCTCGATGAACGCGTGAGGAGCTTTGAAGTAGTTTCAATGGAAGAGCTCGAGGAGGTTGAAGAACTCCCGGTCGAAGGAGCCCTTGTGGCTTTCCAGCCGGTGGACTGGCACATCGAGTATTTCCCTGCTATAATAACCTACGAGGTTCGCGTTAAGGCCAGAATACACGAGCTCCAGCACGAGCTCCACGAGGAGACGAAGTACGTTACTGTCTACGTCCGCCAGACCGTCTGCCCTCGATGTCAGAAGTTCCTTGGGGGCTACTTTGAGGCGATTCTGCAGGTCAGAGCGGAGGATAGGCCTCTGACTGAAGAGGAACGCAAGATCATTGGGAAGCTCGTTGAGGAGAAGGTTGACGAGATAATGCGCAAGGACAGGATGGGTTTCATTCAGGACACACTAGAGAAGGAGGAGGGCCTCGATTTCTACATGGGCTCTACCTCAAGTGCAAGAAAACTCGCCCAGGCAATAAAGGAAAGGTTCGGGGGCACAATAAGCGAGGCCTACGAGCTCGTTGGAATGGACAGACAGACGAGCAGGGAAGTTTACCGCACGAGTGTCAGTGTGAGAATTCCGAAGTTCCAGAAGGGGGACATAGTCGAGGATAAGCATGGCAACGTTTATGAGGTCGAGAAGGTTGACAACAGAGGAATGAGCCTCAGGAACCTTTCGACCAATGAGAGCGAGCACCTGGACTGGAAGACTGTGAAGAGGGACGGCATAGACTGGGTGGATCACGAGGAGAGGGAGGCCATGGTAACTAGCATAACTCCGAACGAGGTTCAGCTGATGGATATGGAAACCTATGAGACGTATGAGCTTGACAAGCCAGGCATTGATCTGAGGGAAGGTGAGATATACCGCATGGTGGAGGTCAGGGGCAGGAAGTACTTCCTTAGGAAGAAGGAGTGA
- the cdr gene encoding CoA-disulfide reductase, translating into MKKTVVIIGGGAAGMSAASRIKRLKPEWDVKVFEATEWVSHAPCGVPYVVEGISPKEKLMHYPPEVFIKKRGIDLHMKAEVIEVEEGSVRVREEDGEHTYEWDYLVFANGASPQVPPIEGTELGGVFTADLPLDAVAIREYLEKNDVKNVVVIGTGYIALEMAEAFVAQDKNVTLIGRSERILRKTFDKEITNIVEEKLKKHLNLRLQELTIRIEGDGKVKKVVTDTAEYPADLVIIATGIKPNTELARKLGVKIGEAGAIWTNERMQTSVENVYAAGDVAETRHIITGRHVWIPLAPAGNKMGYVAGSNIAGKEISFPGVLGTSITKFLDLEIGKTGLTEAEAIKEGYDVRTAVIKARTKPHYYPGGREIHLKGVVDNETNRLLGVQAVGAEILPRIDAAAAMIQAGFTTKDVFFTDLAYAPPFAPVWDPLIVLARVLKF; encoded by the coding sequence ATGAAGAAGACAGTCGTTATCATAGGTGGTGGAGCAGCTGGAATGAGCGCTGCATCTCGCATCAAGCGCCTGAAGCCGGAATGGGACGTTAAGGTCTTTGAAGCAACAGAATGGGTCAGCCATGCTCCCTGTGGAGTTCCATACGTGGTAGAAGGAATCTCACCGAAGGAGAAGCTTATGCACTATCCACCGGAGGTTTTCATTAAGAAGCGTGGCATAGACCTTCACATGAAGGCAGAGGTAATAGAGGTCGAAGAGGGTTCTGTGAGGGTTCGCGAGGAAGACGGAGAACACACCTACGAGTGGGATTACCTCGTCTTCGCCAACGGTGCCTCTCCTCAGGTCCCGCCCATAGAGGGAACCGAGCTTGGGGGGGTTTTCACCGCAGATTTGCCACTCGATGCCGTCGCCATAAGAGAGTACCTTGAGAAGAACGACGTTAAAAACGTCGTCGTCATTGGAACTGGTTACATCGCTCTGGAGATGGCCGAGGCTTTCGTCGCCCAGGACAAGAACGTAACACTCATCGGGCGGAGCGAGAGGATTCTGAGAAAGACCTTTGACAAGGAGATAACCAACATCGTTGAGGAGAAGCTTAAGAAGCATTTAAACCTCCGCCTCCAGGAGCTGACAATACGCATAGAAGGCGATGGAAAGGTCAAGAAAGTGGTAACTGATACCGCTGAATATCCAGCGGATCTCGTAATAATTGCCACGGGCATAAAGCCAAACACCGAGCTCGCAAGGAAGCTGGGAGTGAAGATAGGTGAGGCTGGTGCCATATGGACGAATGAGAGAATGCAGACGAGCGTTGAGAACGTTTACGCTGCCGGGGATGTGGCAGAGACAAGGCACATAATAACTGGCAGGCACGTCTGGATTCCGCTCGCCCCGGCAGGAAACAAGATGGGCTACGTCGCTGGAAGCAACATAGCCGGAAAGGAGATAAGCTTCCCCGGCGTCCTGGGAACGAGCATAACCAAGTTCCTTGATCTCGAGATTGGAAAGACCGGCCTCACCGAGGCTGAGGCAATAAAAGAGGGCTATGATGTCAGGACAGCCGTCATAAAGGCCAGGACAAAGCCCCACTACTACCCCGGCGGAAGGGAGATCCACCTCAAGGGCGTTGTTGACAACGAAACCAATAGGCTGCTCGGCGTTCAGGCGGTGGGTGCAGAGATACTGCCAAGGATTGACGCTGCAGCGGCCATGATTCAGGCTGGCTTCACAACCAAAGATGTCTTCTTCACAGATCTGGCCTACGCTCCACCGTTCGCCCCGGTTTGGGACCCGCTGATCGTTCTCGCAAGAGTTCTTAAGTTCTGA
- a CDS encoding MFS transporter: MLGALFWGKLSDKTLRRKPFILLGFASVPLFLTLMALARTPAQLTAINTAYTFFLASTLSVPIALVLRSVRKHSWDYGIGKFNEISGWGWMLGLVLGFGLSRFLTIPQLFMAFALLCLPSVFMAQRMIREVPIYVNRKAIRAFCNYVIEKARYFPNFILHTNFSLPNGLKRFYISFLLFWIAAGLYFPQVPVLLTESGYTKELIYLALIVNSTIAALNYTRVGMSMGENKEGTLRKGLLLRTGAFVAITAGALVSPALLPLAFVSYALAGYSWTFIGVSSTAIVSEKAGEKENGSAMGTYNVISSAGYIAGSALGGYVVSAFGFDMTFGLGVALLGGSVLLLMR, translated from the coding sequence ATGCTCGGCGCTTTATTCTGGGGAAAGCTCAGCGATAAGACCCTGAGAAGGAAGCCCTTTATACTGCTCGGCTTCGCGAGCGTGCCACTCTTCCTAACGCTGATGGCACTGGCGAGAACTCCTGCACAGCTCACAGCAATAAACACCGCCTACACATTCTTCCTTGCATCGACGCTTTCCGTGCCGATAGCCCTAGTTTTAAGAAGCGTCAGAAAGCACAGCTGGGACTACGGTATAGGGAAGTTCAACGAGATAAGCGGCTGGGGCTGGATGCTCGGTCTAGTTCTCGGCTTTGGCCTCTCAAGGTTCCTCACGATTCCCCAGCTGTTCATGGCCTTTGCCCTCCTATGCCTGCCCTCAGTGTTCATGGCCCAAAGGATGATACGCGAGGTCCCGATATACGTCAACAGGAAGGCGATACGGGCCTTTTGCAACTACGTCATTGAAAAAGCCCGATACTTCCCGAACTTCATCCTCCACACCAACTTCAGCCTTCCAAATGGTCTGAAAAGGTTCTACATCTCGTTCCTACTCTTCTGGATAGCGGCAGGACTGTATTTCCCGCAGGTTCCTGTGCTCCTTACGGAGAGCGGCTACACGAAGGAGCTCATCTACCTTGCCCTGATCGTCAACTCAACCATAGCAGCCCTCAACTACACCCGCGTCGGAATGAGCATGGGTGAAAACAAGGAAGGAACGCTCAGAAAAGGCCTCCTTCTCAGGACAGGGGCGTTCGTAGCAATCACTGCCGGCGCGCTGGTCTCTCCAGCACTGCTCCCCCTGGCGTTCGTCTCATACGCTCTGGCTGGCTACTCCTGGACCTTCATAGGCGTCTCATCGACGGCCATAGTTAGTGAAAAGGCCGGTGAAAAGGAAAATGGAAGTGCCATGGGAACCTACAACGTGATAAGCTCAGCAGGATACATAGCCGGGAGTGCCCTTGGCGGATATGTCGTCTCGGCCTTCGGCTTTGACATGACCTTTGGCCTCGGGGTGGCCCTTTTGGGTGGGAGCGTGCTGCTGCTAATGAGGTAA
- a CDS encoding DUF4405 domain-containing protein, with translation MSYKLRMWVSLTLFVLWLITGITGIILLIGPLAAQLGFNLPVDLADTLHTYLGFAFFGLSFVHIAINWSAMKAYFRKLR, from the coding sequence ATGAGTTATAAACTGAGAATGTGGGTCTCGCTGACGCTCTTCGTCCTGTGGCTGATTACGGGGATAACTGGAATTATTCTGCTCATTGGTCCTCTTGCGGCCCAGCTTGGGTTCAACCTGCCCGTTGATCTGGCGGATACGCTTCATACTTACCTTGGCTTCGCCTTCTTCGGGCTGTCTTTTGTCCACATAGCAATCAACTGGTCGGCGATGAAGGCTTACTTCAGGAAGCTCCGCTAG
- a CDS encoding potassium channel family protein: MCEYTYENSRKCRLKALEGSQYCALHIPYEEGERLFGDEIRRIKEETFLKRLKSGQTYFEGVYLYEVTISDFRAKKPIVFKNSHVKTLLFDDVSIPGLTFYNSSAGRIVVFGSEVGTLLVHGSRIFGLNILRVKFSNSIYIKDSSVRYFMLNSTEYIGKAEKGEEEYGERKTATGRIELANLRDVRRIGINVRYPLMKRLLEEHGIKISSSAERTVKATALVLRNVQFDQSARFKREVRLSVRHFHGQIVLENLHVFGHAEVLGGRIKIPEFVHVTVMGNFIFRRVSFYGDATWNVTVLPHLPLELNVEGFVVVEECRFNNPRMSEIFYRIARTSWERNGDLERADEYYYLEMVAKRHARLTAKVNGLKKALLKLEGIFEWLFADLTCKYGTDWKRPILLWLAAVNIFFPLLFFLTKSVQGLSGTMGFFDYEYFSVVTATTLGYGDYHPIGVGRAIASVEALFGMFMWAVFLTVFARKYMR; this comes from the coding sequence ATGTGTGAGTATACATATGAGAACAGTAGGAAGTGTAGACTAAAGGCTCTAGAAGGCTCCCAGTACTGTGCCCTCCACATACCGTACGAGGAAGGTGAGCGTTTATTTGGGGATGAAATAAGGCGCATTAAGGAGGAGACGTTTCTGAAGAGGTTAAAGTCGGGCCAGACGTATTTTGAGGGGGTCTACCTCTACGAAGTCACGATAAGCGATTTCAGGGCCAAGAAGCCGATAGTCTTCAAGAACTCTCACGTTAAGACGTTGCTCTTCGATGACGTGAGCATTCCCGGGCTGACCTTCTACAACTCTTCGGCTGGAAGAATTGTGGTCTTTGGGAGCGAAGTCGGAACGCTCCTCGTTCACGGCTCACGGATTTTCGGTCTCAACATTCTCCGCGTGAAATTTTCGAACTCGATATACATTAAGGACTCCAGCGTCCGCTACTTCATGCTGAATTCGACGGAGTACATCGGAAAGGCGGAGAAAGGTGAAGAGGAATATGGTGAGAGAAAAACAGCAACAGGAAGAATAGAACTAGCCAACCTGAGGGATGTACGGAGGATAGGTATAAACGTCAGGTATCCCCTCATGAAGCGTCTCCTCGAAGAGCACGGGATAAAGATCTCTAGTTCCGCGGAGAGAACCGTCAAAGCAACAGCCCTCGTCCTCAGGAACGTCCAGTTTGACCAGTCAGCGCGCTTTAAGAGGGAGGTCAGGCTGAGTGTGAGGCACTTCCACGGCCAGATTGTTCTCGAGAATCTCCACGTGTTCGGACACGCGGAGGTGCTCGGTGGTAGAATAAAGATTCCTGAGTTCGTCCACGTCACTGTGATGGGGAACTTCATATTCCGACGGGTTAGTTTCTACGGCGATGCAACCTGGAACGTAACCGTTCTCCCCCATCTGCCCCTTGAGCTCAACGTTGAGGGTTTTGTGGTCGTCGAGGAGTGCCGCTTCAACAACCCGAGGATGTCTGAGATATTCTACCGCATCGCCAGGACGAGCTGGGAGAGAAACGGGGACCTTGAACGCGCGGATGAATACTACTACCTTGAGATGGTCGCCAAAAGGCATGCGCGGCTAACTGCGAAGGTTAATGGTCTTAAAAAGGCCCTCCTAAAGCTGGAGGGAATATTCGAGTGGCTCTTCGCTGACCTGACGTGCAAATATGGAACGGACTGGAAGCGGCCCATACTTCTGTGGCTTGCCGCGGTGAACATTTTCTTTCCCCTTCTGTTCTTCCTGACTAAGAGCGTCCAGGGCCTCAGTGGGACGATGGGGTTCTTTGACTACGAGTACTTCAGCGTTGTCACTGCCACGACCCTCGGCTATGGTGACTACCACCCGATAGGAGTTGGTAGGGCTATTGCATCCGTTGAGGCACTATTCGGAATGTTCATGTGGGCTGTGTTCCTAACAGTCTTCGCGAGGAAGTACATGAGGTGA
- a CDS encoding ATP-NAD kinase family protein encodes MRIGLIINPIAGMGGRIALKGTDGVVEEAVRRGAKPIAKDIVRLFLGELSHYEESRSIEFLTGPDGLGEEVLEEFNFSFDVIRHRDVSYREISGLKLPDTTAEDTQKLARGMLGKVELIVFAGGDGTARDVYSTVGNEVPILGIPTGVKMYSGVFATSPENAAKIIVGLIRGNARILEREVMDLDEEAYRHDEVKPRHYGKALVPCVETLVQGSKEATPLDEGEELEAIAKALAEEILESDGIYFLGAGSTIKRIKDTIGIDGTLLGVDVVEVKDGKARLLVKDAAEKDLLKFVDNNPKIVVTVVGGLGFLFGRGNQQFSAEVLRRIPKENIIVVALPSKIRDGIIRVYTGDRDVDEKLTGYIKVRVSPWMEKMVRVIKS; translated from the coding sequence ATGAGGATCGGTTTAATCATAAACCCTATAGCCGGAATGGGGGGCAGGATAGCCCTGAAGGGAACTGATGGAGTTGTCGAAGAGGCCGTGAGGAGGGGGGCCAAGCCGATAGCTAAAGATATCGTGAGGCTTTTTCTTGGGGAGCTGTCTCATTACGAAGAGTCCCGTTCAATTGAGTTCCTCACAGGCCCGGATGGCCTCGGTGAAGAAGTGCTGGAGGAGTTCAATTTTTCCTTTGATGTTATCAGGCATAGGGACGTTTCCTACCGTGAAATTAGTGGGCTCAAGCTCCCGGATACGACCGCAGAAGACACCCAAAAGCTCGCCAGGGGGATGCTCGGGAAAGTTGAACTTATCGTCTTTGCCGGCGGCGACGGGACGGCGAGGGACGTTTACTCCACCGTTGGAAATGAAGTCCCAATCCTCGGCATCCCGACGGGGGTGAAGATGTATTCTGGAGTATTTGCAACTTCACCAGAGAACGCAGCAAAGATTATCGTGGGGCTCATCAGAGGAAATGCTCGAATCCTCGAGAGGGAAGTTATGGACCTTGACGAAGAGGCCTACAGGCATGATGAAGTAAAGCCGAGACACTACGGCAAAGCCCTCGTTCCGTGTGTCGAGACCCTTGTGCAGGGGAGCAAGGAAGCCACCCCTCTGGATGAAGGAGAGGAGCTTGAAGCAATAGCCAAGGCATTGGCCGAGGAAATCCTCGAAAGCGATGGGATCTACTTCCTCGGTGCCGGCTCGACGATAAAACGAATCAAGGATACGATTGGCATTGATGGAACCCTCCTGGGTGTGGACGTCGTTGAAGTTAAGGACGGAAAAGCCCGGCTCCTTGTGAAGGATGCGGCTGAAAAAGACCTCCTTAAGTTCGTCGATAATAACCCCAAGATAGTTGTTACTGTCGTCGGCGGCCTCGGGTTCCTGTTCGGCAGGGGCAATCAGCAGTTCTCGGCGGAGGTGCTGAGGAGAATCCCCAAGGAGAATATAATCGTTGTGGCATTGCCCTCAAAGATACGGGACGGGATTATCAGGGTTTACACTGGTGACAGAGACGTGGACGAAAAGCTGACTGGCTACATAAAGGTGCGCGTGAGTCCGTGGATGGAGAAGATGGTGCGGGTCATAAAGAGCTGA
- a CDS encoding P-loop NTPase: MKILVSGKGGCGKSTITAMLGKYLEDKGYRVLIIDADESNPGLYRMLGLPKVKTLAEHLGGRRGAKILMAAEGKGELDEELFNWTLDDIPGKILARKGNLAVLTIGKIEEAEEGCACPYGFLARKLLEGINLDDNGVLIIDTEAGIEHFGRGIDRYVDVIIDVAEPSAESLELSKKIEGLAGSLGLKHVLVLNKALPGIEDKLPVKPDVVIPYDQRFIIESLEGREIRPVSQVEELWMKISG, from the coding sequence ATGAAGATTCTCGTCAGCGGTAAAGGTGGCTGTGGGAAGAGCACCATAACGGCCATGCTCGGTAAATATCTGGAGGATAAGGGCTACAGGGTCCTGATAATCGACGCCGATGAATCTAACCCGGGTCTCTACAGGATGCTTGGATTGCCAAAGGTTAAGACTCTAGCTGAGCATCTAGGTGGCAGACGGGGAGCAAAGATTCTCATGGCGGCAGAGGGTAAGGGAGAGCTCGACGAGGAGCTCTTCAACTGGACCCTTGATGATATTCCAGGGAAAATACTCGCAAGGAAGGGCAACCTCGCCGTTCTGACCATAGGTAAGATAGAGGAAGCAGAAGAGGGCTGTGCCTGTCCCTACGGCTTCCTTGCCAGAAAGCTCCTTGAGGGCATAAATCTGGATGATAACGGGGTACTCATCATTGATACTGAGGCTGGAATAGAGCACTTTGGAAGGGGTATTGACCGGTACGTTGACGTCATCATAGACGTTGCCGAGCCTTCGGCCGAGTCTCTCGAACTGTCAAAGAAGATTGAGGGTCTGGCCGGGAGCCTCGGTCTCAAGCACGTCCTGGTTCTCAACAAGGCCCTGCCTGGCATAGAGGACAAGCTCCCCGTTAAGCCCGATGTCGTTATACCCTATGACCAGCGCTTTATCATAGAAAGTCTTGAAGGCAGGGAGATCAGACCTGTTTCGCAGGTGGAGGAGCTGTGGATGAAAATAAGCGGATGA
- a CDS encoding cysteine desulfurase: MRIPDDVRKDIPLTSEVIYFDNTATSLTPKPVIEAMDEYYLKYKANVHRGVHRLSQMATHKYEESRKIVADFIGAKFEEIVFTKNTSESLNLVALGLEHLFKKGDRIVTTPYEHHSDLLPWQRLAKKLGLKLEFIEGDDEGNLDLSDAEKKIKGARLVAVQHVSNALGVIHEVEELGKMAKDEGAIFVVDAAQSAGHMEVNVKKLHADFLAFSGHKGPMGPTGIGALYIREEFFETFEPPFIGGGTIEDVSLDGYKLTEPPERFEAGTPNIGGAIGLAAGIRYIERIRLDKIEKQEYKLVKRTTEGLYELEIPWYGPHNLKKHAGVVSFNVPPLHPHDVAAILDDHDIMVRSGHHCALPVMKKLRINGTVRASFHVYNSIEEVETFLSVMEELVRNLRE, from the coding sequence GTGAGGATTCCCGACGATGTTAGAAAGGACATACCCCTGACGAGCGAGGTTATCTACTTCGACAACACGGCGACTTCACTCACGCCGAAGCCCGTAATAGAGGCGATGGATGAGTACTACCTCAAGTACAAAGCAAACGTCCACAGGGGAGTTCACAGGCTCTCCCAGATGGCGACCCACAAGTACGAGGAGTCCAGAAAGATCGTGGCAGATTTCATCGGGGCAAAGTTCGAAGAGATAGTCTTTACAAAGAACACGAGCGAGAGCCTGAACCTGGTTGCGCTTGGCCTTGAGCATCTCTTCAAGAAGGGAGACAGAATCGTGACCACACCCTACGAGCACCACTCCGATTTACTGCCCTGGCAGCGTCTAGCCAAAAAACTCGGCCTCAAACTGGAGTTCATAGAGGGCGACGACGAGGGCAACCTCGATTTGAGCGACGCGGAGAAGAAAATCAAGGGAGCAAGGCTCGTGGCAGTTCAGCACGTCTCCAACGCTCTCGGTGTTATCCACGAGGTCGAGGAGCTCGGGAAGATGGCCAAGGATGAAGGCGCGATATTCGTAGTCGACGCCGCCCAGAGCGCCGGCCACATGGAAGTTAACGTTAAGAAGCTCCACGCCGATTTCCTGGCCTTCTCCGGCCACAAAGGCCCGATGGGACCAACTGGAATAGGCGCACTCTACATCAGGGAGGAGTTCTTTGAGACCTTCGAGCCGCCTTTCATTGGAGGCGGAACGATAGAGGACGTATCGCTCGACGGATACAAGCTCACCGAGCCACCAGAGCGCTTCGAGGCCGGAACGCCAAACATCGGTGGTGCGATCGGTTTGGCTGCCGGAATCCGCTACATCGAGAGGATTAGACTAGACAAAATCGAAAAGCAGGAGTACAAGCTCGTTAAGAGGACCACCGAAGGCCTCTACGAGCTCGAGATTCCATGGTACGGGCCGCACAATTTGAAAAAGCACGCAGGTGTTGTCAGCTTCAACGTGCCGCCGCTTCATCCACACGACGTCGCGGCCATACTCGACGACCACGACATCATGGTTCGCTCGGGCCACCACTGTGCGCTGCCAGTGATGAAGAAACTGAGAATAAACGGGACGGTGAGGGCATCGTTCCACGTCTACAACAGCATTGAAGAGGTCGAGACCTTCCTGAGCGTTATGGAAGAGCTCGTGAGGAATCTCAGGGAGTGA
- the hypE gene encoding hydrogenase expression/formation protein HypE, whose translation MKIKLEHGAGGEIMEELLRDVILKNLSLNSAGGIGLDALDDGATIPFGDKHVVFTIDGHTVRPIFFPGGDIGRLAISGTVNDLAVMGAQPIALANSMIIGEGFDGEDFIKILRSMDETAKEVPVPIVTGDTKVVEDDIGIFVITAGIGIAERPISDAGAKVGDVVLVSGTIGDHGIALMGHREGIAFETELKSDVAPVWEVVKSVADAIGWENIHAMKDPTRGGLSNALNEMARKANVGILIREADVPIKPEVRAASEMLGISPFDVANEGKVVMIVPKEHAEDALEAMRKTEKGRNAAIIGEVIEDYRGKVLVETGIGGKRFLEPPAGDPVPRVC comes from the coding sequence ATGAAAATCAAGCTCGAGCACGGTGCCGGTGGAGAAATAATGGAAGAGCTCCTGAGGGATGTGATACTGAAGAACCTGAGCCTCAATAGTGCGGGAGGAATAGGACTGGACGCTTTAGACGACGGTGCAACGATACCCTTCGGGGATAAGCACGTCGTCTTCACTATCGACGGCCACACTGTTAGGCCCATATTCTTCCCTGGCGGCGATATAGGACGCCTGGCAATCAGCGGAACGGTCAACGATTTAGCCGTTATGGGGGCCCAGCCCATAGCCTTGGCAAACTCAATGATAATCGGGGAAGGCTTCGACGGTGAGGACTTCATTAAAATCCTCCGTTCGATGGACGAGACGGCAAAGGAAGTGCCCGTTCCAATAGTTACTGGCGACACCAAAGTTGTGGAAGACGACATAGGCATCTTCGTCATCACCGCAGGCATAGGAATAGCTGAGAGGCCGATAAGCGACGCTGGGGCCAAAGTGGGGGACGTTGTTTTAGTTAGCGGGACGATAGGAGACCACGGGATAGCCCTGATGGGCCACCGCGAGGGAATTGCCTTTGAGACCGAGCTGAAGAGTGACGTGGCACCTGTTTGGGAAGTGGTTAAATCTGTGGCAGACGCAATAGGCTGGGAGAACATCCACGCCATGAAGGACCCGACGAGGGGTGGTTTAAGCAACGCCCTCAATGAGATGGCCAGAAAGGCCAACGTGGGCATACTCATCCGCGAGGCAGACGTGCCTATAAAGCCGGAGGTAAGGGCAGCCAGTGAGATGCTCGGAATAAGCCCCTTCGATGTGGCTAATGAGGGCAAGGTCGTGATGATAGTTCCAAAAGAGCACGCTGAGGATGCTCTTGAAGCGATGAGGAAAACGGAGAAAGGAAGGAACGCTGCCATAATCGGCGAGGTTATTGAAGACTACCGCGGAAAGGTCTTAGTTGAGACGGGCATAGGCGGAAAGAGGTTTTTGGAACCGCCAGCTGGAGACCCGGTTCCGAGGGTCTGCTGA